One window of the Candidatus Chryseobacterium colombiense genome contains the following:
- the gldJ gene encoding gliding motility lipoprotein GldJ: MKKLKLFSLIALSSTLALTSCGGSGTSKGGGTKKFVSKTGWKPNEKQGWFFAGKQQQQKGWPGMVYVEGGTFTMGLVKDDVMHDWNNTPRRMQVSSFYIGETEITNYEYREYLTWLKYVFPPSDPSFKEIYNGALPDTLLWDNKLSRNDFNETYFRSPEYDYYPVVGVSWTQANRYCEWLTDRANEKALMNAGIIAKDLYINESNNQGGTAFNMDKFKSNDPEMQGYINQQRKQQKSGMKTTNQRLLAANASPGSAMVQKFRLPTEVEWEYAALGMEKNREYNNYQGKAPGIESLRGTKGREKGMLLENFKQGKGDYSGPAGWKNDGSALTADVRKYPSNNLGIYGMYGNVSEWTADVYRPIIDEDYSDFNYYRGNMPQAIVRNGDGTYKMVDESNIKYDTLADGRLVYRNLPGQFERKTIADYRNYRDGDRQSSLDYRNAADSATTFDMYNSPKKRFIVDANGKVIMQKDTKDRTSAISNDVRVVKGGSWQDTAYWLDPGQRRYKNQNTAYGWIGFRVAQDARTNDKNRTRR, from the coding sequence ATGAAAAAACTAAAGTTGTTTTCATTAATAGCATTAAGTTCTACACTTGCATTAACCAGTTGTGGAGGGTCAGGTACCAGCAAAGGAGGTGGTACTAAAAAATTTGTCAGCAAGACAGGTTGGAAACCAAACGAAAAACAGGGTTGGTTTTTTGCAGGAAAGCAACAACAGCAGAAAGGGTGGCCGGGAATGGTATATGTAGAAGGTGGAACTTTTACAATGGGATTAGTGAAAGATGATGTTATGCATGATTGGAATAACACACCTCGTAGAATGCAGGTGAGTTCATTCTATATCGGAGAAACCGAAATTACTAATTACGAATACCGCGAATACCTTACATGGTTGAAGTATGTATTTCCTCCAAGTGATCCAAGTTTCAAAGAAATTTACAATGGTGCTTTGCCAGATACTTTGTTATGGGATAACAAACTATCTAGAAATGATTTCAATGAAACCTATTTCCGTTCTCCGGAATATGACTACTATCCAGTGGTAGGGGTTTCTTGGACGCAAGCAAACAGATATTGTGAATGGTTAACAGATAGAGCAAATGAAAAAGCATTAATGAATGCTGGTATCATCGCAAAAGATTTGTATATCAACGAATCTAATAACCAAGGTGGTACTGCTTTCAATATGGATAAATTCAAATCGAATGATCCTGAAATGCAAGGATATATCAACCAGCAAAGAAAACAGCAGAAATCTGGTATGAAAACTACCAACCAAAGACTTCTTGCTGCAAACGCTTCTCCTGGTTCTGCAATGGTTCAAAAATTCAGACTTCCTACTGAAGTTGAATGGGAATATGCAGCTTTGGGAATGGAGAAGAATAGAGAATATAACAACTACCAAGGTAAAGCTCCAGGAATTGAATCTTTAAGAGGTACTAAAGGTAGAGAAAAAGGAATGTTGCTTGAAAACTTCAAACAGGGTAAAGGTGACTACTCAGGACCTGCTGGATGGAAAAATGACGGTTCTGCTTTAACAGCTGACGTAAGAAAGTATCCATCTAACAATTTAGGTATCTACGGTATGTACGGAAACGTTTCAGAATGGACGGCAGATGTTTACAGACCTATTATTGATGAAGATTACAGTGATTTCAACTATTACAGAGGAAATATGCCTCAGGCAATTGTAAGAAACGGAGACGGTACTTACAAAATGGTTGATGAAAGTAATATTAAATATGATACATTGGCTGATGGTAGATTAGTTTACAGAAATTTACCAGGTCAATTTGAAAGAAAAACTATTGCAGACTATAGAAATTACAGAGATGGTGATAGACAGTCTTCTCTAGATTATAGAAATGCAGCTGATTCTGCTACTACTTTTGATATGTACAATTCTCCTAAAAAGAGATTTATTGTAGATGCCAATGGTAAAGTAATCATGCAGAAAGATACTAAAGATAGAACATCTGCTATCTCTAACGATGTAAGAGTAGTAAAAGGAGGTTCTTGGCAAGATACTGCTTATTGGTTAGATCCAGGTCAAAGAAGATATAAGAACCAAAATACAGCTTATGGCTGGATCGGGTTCCGTGTAGCTCAAGATGCTAGAACTAATGATAAGAATAGAACTAGAAGATAA
- the porU gene encoding type IX secretion system sortase PorU: MKQKVSILFLFAFVSSFWAQRTTIEWNGSKIQDFGETKLNVPNFKNEGFSFGQNNIFISTKQKIGERDLKVSNLNWEAVSYKELYEIKKDFLPNRDIADISYYYFEGERYASISVALFKNEKGKILRLSSFDVNETTVNTKNIAAKVGTTTNPLSTGTFYKIKVDKSGIFKITTQFLKDNGINPGSINPKNFRIYGNGGIMLPEHNQDVRYSALQENAIQVVGEDDGVWNDNDYAIFYAQGTNGYNLYDKSNGNGFKRYETRNNVSNNLKNIYEDYSYYFINFDKGAGKRVQSADINLPSTPLITRYDSYQVVNNDQKNLLKIGRIWVEDSPFTTDKTVTFTTNSPIQGGDVIRYKAQVIGFKSQQNSVEFNINNQNFVTRTVPPNDPNFVYDYLPLKYEGTLSNLQGNQITLTCKPNISTNPNGVFYFDYLEVQYKENLSFNGSQMNFRDFSLVSGSNTSYGFSINNASNIEQVWDVTDITNATRRVNKATGNAIFNFGYVASDPNFNNEFVAFRNDAAYSPQFVERIGNQNLSALQNVDYLILTIPEMMGQAQRLANYHQTKNSFNVQIVDINKVYNEFGSGSRDLTAIRDFVTKLNTPSGSLKYVFLLGDASYDYKNRISNNTNVVPSYESEESQDFVSSFVTDDYIVMTSPQPPTNLFLYNTLPDLPVGRIPAANVTEATNMMDKTLAYYNSLSGQSTPFGEWKMKLDFVVDDDNDGGVPFHTVMNNTLVNTFETGTLLKEYNVRKLYLDAFQAQSTAGGQRYPQVNQAISNDIGNSLYLFYFGHGGINGWAQERVLTSDEVQNANNFSSVYSRFPFVSTITCEFTLWDEPSTFSVGEQFIKLKQGGTAGMITSSRAVGVDYGIQFTNLYTQQMFKLTNDDFITIGNAHLNAKKLKPGDSNHLKVNFLGDPAMKLSRPQRLLVIDNIETPVPGLIRGLDFVKIKGHINNPNGTTNTTFNGRVVINIFDKRLNKSTLNNDGNLTPILNYTEEGSAIVKASGTAVNGVFTIEFYVPKDINYAVGQGRLLGYADNKATDVFNNQAVQVGDINPNGINDNEPPKVKLYMNNTNFADGGITNQSPMLLACVTDDTGINSTGSGIGHDITVYLDGQIINTVVLNDFYSSGEGNGCLNPSLADYQKGNVTYPFRNLAIGQHQLTFKVWDINNNSTTATLNFEVKDEADQHLIINRPLNWPNPFTNKTYIQFEHNCDDILDVHVQIYTITGKLVRTLSQAVVAEPFLQGFRTPRQAIEWDGKDDFGDTVAKGTYIFKIFAKSQNQEKCKGSATAVEKMVLLK, translated from the coding sequence ATGAAACAAAAAGTATCGATTTTATTCCTATTCGCTTTTGTATCATCATTTTGGGCTCAAAGAACAACCATTGAATGGAACGGCTCTAAAATCCAAGATTTTGGTGAAACAAAACTGAATGTCCCAAATTTCAAAAATGAGGGGTTTTCATTTGGCCAAAATAATATTTTTATATCAACTAAACAAAAAATAGGGGAAAGAGATTTAAAAGTTTCAAATCTAAACTGGGAAGCTGTCTCATATAAGGAATTGTATGAGATTAAGAAGGATTTCCTCCCTAATCGCGATATTGCCGATATCAGTTATTATTATTTTGAAGGAGAAAGATATGCAAGTATTTCCGTTGCTTTATTTAAAAACGAAAAGGGGAAAATACTAAGGCTTTCTTCATTCGACGTTAACGAAACTACCGTTAATACAAAAAATATCGCTGCTAAAGTAGGAACTACTACCAATCCTCTTTCTACCGGAACCTTTTATAAGATAAAAGTAGACAAGTCGGGTATTTTTAAAATTACTACTCAATTTTTAAAAGATAACGGAATCAATCCGGGTTCTATAAATCCTAAGAACTTTAGAATTTATGGAAACGGAGGGATTATGCTTCCTGAACATAATCAGGATGTGAGATACAGTGCTCTTCAGGAAAACGCCATACAGGTAGTAGGAGAAGATGATGGCGTTTGGAATGATAACGATTATGCCATTTTCTATGCGCAGGGAACTAATGGATACAATCTCTATGATAAATCCAACGGAAACGGCTTTAAGAGATACGAAACAAGAAATAATGTAAGTAATAACTTAAAAAACATTTACGAAGATTATTCTTATTATTTTATCAACTTTGATAAAGGAGCAGGAAAAAGAGTACAGTCAGCGGATATCAACCTTCCTTCTACCCCTCTGATTACAAGATACGATAGTTATCAAGTGGTTAATAATGATCAAAAAAACCTACTAAAAATAGGTAGAATCTGGGTAGAAGATTCTCCTTTCACTACTGATAAAACTGTAACATTTACTACAAACTCACCCATACAAGGTGGAGATGTAATAAGATATAAAGCACAAGTAATTGGATTTAAGTCTCAGCAGAATTCAGTTGAATTTAATATCAACAACCAAAACTTCGTAACACGTACTGTTCCTCCAAACGATCCAAACTTCGTGTATGATTATCTTCCACTGAAATATGAAGGAACCTTAAGTAATTTACAAGGAAATCAAATTACCCTTACTTGCAAACCTAATATAAGTACCAATCCTAATGGAGTATTTTATTTTGATTATTTGGAAGTTCAATATAAAGAAAACTTAAGTTTCAACGGTTCACAAATGAACTTTAGAGACTTTTCTCTTGTAAGTGGCAGCAATACTTCTTATGGTTTCAGTATTAATAATGCTTCAAATATAGAACAGGTTTGGGACGTTACAGATATTACAAATGCCACAAGAAGAGTAAATAAAGCGACAGGGAATGCTATTTTTAATTTTGGATACGTTGCTTCCGACCCGAATTTTAATAACGAGTTCGTAGCGTTCAGAAATGATGCGGCTTATTCTCCTCAGTTTGTAGAAAGAATAGGAAATCAAAATCTTTCAGCATTACAAAATGTGGATTATCTGATCCTCACTATTCCTGAGATGATGGGACAAGCCCAAAGATTAGCGAATTACCACCAGACAAAAAATAGTTTTAATGTACAAATCGTAGATATTAATAAAGTATACAATGAATTTGGCAGTGGAAGCAGGGATCTTACAGCTATCAGAGATTTTGTTACTAAACTTAACACTCCATCAGGAAGTTTAAAATATGTTTTTTTATTAGGAGATGCTTCTTATGATTATAAGAACCGAATTTCCAACAACACAAATGTTGTTCCAAGTTATGAGAGTGAAGAATCTCAGGATTTCGTAAGCTCCTTTGTAACGGATGATTATATTGTAATGACGAGTCCACAACCTCCAACAAATTTATTCTTGTATAATACCTTGCCAGACCTTCCGGTAGGTAGAATTCCTGCTGCAAATGTTACCGAAGCTACTAATATGATGGATAAAACGCTTGCCTATTACAATTCTTTATCCGGCCAGTCAACTCCTTTTGGAGAATGGAAAATGAAGCTTGATTTTGTAGTAGATGATGATAATGACGGTGGTGTTCCTTTCCATACTGTAATGAATAATACCTTAGTAAATACATTTGAAACAGGAACTCTTCTTAAAGAATACAATGTAAGAAAGTTATATTTAGATGCATTCCAGGCTCAAAGTACTGCAGGTGGACAACGTTACCCTCAAGTAAATCAAGCCATCTCCAATGATATAGGAAATAGTCTCTATCTATTTTATTTTGGCCATGGAGGAATCAATGGTTGGGCACAGGAAAGAGTATTGACTTCTGATGAGGTACAAAATGCCAATAATTTCTCTAGTGTTTACAGCAGATTTCCGTTCGTTTCCACTATTACTTGTGAGTTTACACTTTGGGATGAACCAAGTACTTTTTCTGTGGGGGAACAATTTATAAAATTGAAACAAGGAGGTACCGCAGGTATGATTACCTCAAGTCGTGCTGTAGGGGTAGATTATGGAATACAGTTCACCAATCTTTATACTCAGCAAATGTTTAAGCTTACCAACGATGATTTTATCACTATTGGAAATGCTCATTTAAATGCAAAAAAACTAAAACCGGGAGACTCGAACCACTTAAAAGTAAACTTCTTGGGAGATCCGGCTATGAAATTAAGCAGACCTCAAAGATTATTGGTAATAGATAATATAGAAACTCCTGTTCCGGGATTGATAAGAGGTCTTGATTTCGTAAAAATAAAAGGACATATCAATAATCCTAATGGAACAACCAATACTACTTTTAACGGAAGAGTTGTTATTAATATTTTTGATAAAAGACTTAATAAATCTACTTTAAATAATGATGGAAATCTAACCCCTATACTAAACTATACTGAAGAAGGAAGTGCTATCGTAAAAGCTTCAGGAACGGCTGTAAATGGAGTATTCACTATTGAATTCTACGTTCCGAAAGACATTAACTATGCAGTTGGACAAGGAAGACTATTAGGATATGCAGACAATAAGGCAACAGATGTATTTAATAATCAGGCAGTACAGGTAGGAGATATTAATCCTAACGGAATCAATGACAACGAACCACCAAAAGTAAAATTATACATGAACAACACCAATTTTGCAGATGGTGGTATTACAAACCAAAGCCCTATGCTGCTTGCTTGTGTTACTGATGATACAGGAATAAATTCTACAGGATCTGGTATTGGTCATGATATTACCGTATATTTAGACGGTCAAATTATTAATACCGTTGTCTTGAATGATTTTTACTCTTCAGGAGAAGGAAATGGATGTTTAAATCCTAGTTTGGCAGATTATCAAAAAGGAAATGTGACGTATCCTTTCCGAAATCTAGCAATAGGACAACATCAATTAACATTTAAAGTTTGGGATATAAACAATAATTCGACAACTGCTACGTTAAATTTTGAGGTTAAGGATGAAGCCGATCAGCATTTAATTATTAACAGACCATTAAACTGGCCGAACCCATTTACTAATAAGACATATATTCAATTTGAACATAATTGTGATGATATTTTAGATGTGCATGTTCAAATTTATACGATTACAGGAAAATTAGTAAGAACTTTGTCTCAAGCAGTTGTTGCAGAACCCTTCTTACAAGGCTTTAGAACACCTCGCCAGGCAATAGAATGGGACGGAAAAGACGATTTTGGTGATACAGTAGCAAAAGGTACGTATATTTTTAAGATATTTGCAAAAAGTCAAAATCAAGAAAAATGTAAAGGAAGTGCTACAGCTGTAGAAAAAATGGTACTTTTGAAATAA
- the porV gene encoding type IX secretion system outer membrane channel protein PorV: MNLTTKLLLGIGLSAGFLGYSQDLSKVNPVLTGAPFLRIAPDARAGGMGDQGVATSPDAFSQFWNAAKYPFSRTSSSVGINYTPYMGKLTNDVFLLYAAFHKFLGQEERSTISASIYYFNMGEVNLTSFVDNQVQSNGVSKPNEFSIDVAYALKLSDSFSGAVTGRFIRSDLAGGFNTDTTLKPANSFAVDVSAYYTSPKFSSFGGMDGKLNAGFALQNLGPKLDYTGNEESRSYLPTMARLGVGYDMYLDDLNKIGLSVEGSKILVPGSEYVGIDPNTRQPIYAVPNVGVMSGIGKSFKNKNSIMMSGALEYSYDNAFAVRTGYFHESEEQGARQYATAGIGLKYRSFGLDVSYLINMSKINTALDNTLRFGLTWNIGEETSNVDY; encoded by the coding sequence ATGAATTTAACTACTAAACTGCTATTAGGAATTGGTTTAAGTGCTGGTTTTTTAGGCTATTCACAAGACCTGAGTAAGGTGAATCCTGTATTAACCGGAGCTCCTTTTCTAAGAATTGCACCAGACGCCAGAGCCGGAGGTATGGGAGATCAAGGGGTTGCTACCTCTCCTGATGCATTTTCTCAATTTTGGAATGCCGCAAAATATCCTTTTAGCAGAACGAGTTCTTCCGTAGGTATAAACTATACACCATATATGGGAAAACTTACTAATGATGTTTTCCTTCTTTATGCAGCTTTTCATAAATTTTTAGGACAAGAAGAAAGATCTACCATCTCTGCGAGTATTTACTACTTCAACATGGGAGAAGTTAATCTTACCTCTTTCGTAGATAATCAGGTACAGTCTAACGGGGTTTCAAAACCGAACGAATTCTCTATTGATGTTGCTTATGCTCTAAAACTTTCTGACTCTTTCTCAGGAGCTGTTACCGGTAGATTTATCCGTTCAGACTTAGCCGGAGGATTCAATACTGATACAACATTGAAACCTGCTAACTCTTTTGCGGTTGATGTTTCTGCATATTATACCTCTCCTAAGTTTTCCAGCTTTGGAGGTATGGATGGGAAATTAAATGCTGGTTTCGCATTGCAGAATCTTGGTCCAAAATTAGACTATACAGGAAATGAAGAATCAAGATCTTATCTTCCAACAATGGCAAGACTAGGAGTTGGTTACGATATGTATCTTGATGACTTAAATAAAATTGGTCTTAGTGTAGAAGGTTCAAAAATTTTGGTTCCTGGTTCTGAATATGTCGGAATCGATCCCAATACAAGACAGCCTATCTATGCGGTTCCAAACGTAGGAGTAATGTCTGGGATCGGAAAATCATTTAAAAATAAAAACTCTATCATGATGAGTGGAGCATTAGAATATTCTTATGACAATGCTTTTGCTGTGAGAACAGGTTACTTCCATGAAAGTGAAGAACAGGGAGCAAGACAATATGCTACTGCCGGTATTGGATTAAAATACCGTTCTTTCGGACTTGATGTGTCTTACCTGATCAATATGTCTAAAATTAATACGGCTTTAGATAATACGCTTCGTTTCGGTTTAACCTGGAACATTGGAGAGGAAACATCTAATGTAGATTATTAA
- a CDS encoding FUSC family membrane protein has protein sequence MNYSSELKKFVTSQYVYSAIRITLATVLPCLVLAHFGILKEYFLFPLGTSFVALTDQPGPFIRRRNALAFAIICFVVVALIASLVMTVKILVFAEIIVFGMFFSLIGVYGQRLAAVGSLSLVVLAIFIDGHLTGADILKSLLIFASGCIWFLLIFLIVTTIQPYKLASQMIGENYLQLAEFLKIKANYYQKNPDFDKLSIQVIAKQIEIKNLQEDTRETVFKTRTIVNESTTTSRLLMLMFLNSMDLHEKLMTSESDYQKLQQSFDDSMILVNIHDYLNLLAEEITNIGIALQIGTRAKPLFDLELELKNLNHVYFDLRNERISPDNFENFMILRQILMRIDEITKEINEIYKVFSQNVKLAKSLSTGLDLRKFMPNEEKLNFKVLRNNISFSSLHFRHALRITIALLLGYSFSLFQLLGIGHTYWILITITAILKPAYSITKKRNLLRLYGTIAGAIIAYGILHYIHINEVLFTILLISMVMCFSFLKGRYFWAVLFMTIYVFLSFNFLSPGKVNIIFKDRILDTMIAGIIASLVSYVVLPVWEHTQNLELMKKSAESNFLYFQSVISKFLDEDFDIEDYKMKRKNAIISLANLSDSFQRMISEPKNQQKKLEVVHQFVATSHLITAYTASLSQYVKNDEKYPEIDSEGWGKKIEAELQQVSKLLNGDKISESLKMRSRIEPEDSSFDDLILKRKTELAEHEARNYRDPSKISHLTELKNVHDILELIYDVAKEQRKVIEKYRNESESAAASEPIPQQS, from the coding sequence ATGAACTATTCATCGGAGCTCAAAAAATTCGTCACCAGTCAATACGTGTATTCTGCGATCAGAATTACACTGGCGACGGTTTTACCATGTTTAGTTCTTGCCCATTTCGGAATCTTAAAAGAATACTTCTTATTTCCTCTGGGAACAAGTTTTGTAGCTTTAACGGATCAACCCGGTCCTTTTATCCGTAGAAGAAATGCCTTAGCTTTTGCCATTATCTGCTTTGTTGTTGTTGCCCTCATTGCAAGTTTGGTCATGACCGTTAAGATTCTTGTTTTTGCGGAAATTATTGTTTTCGGAATGTTCTTCTCTTTAATTGGAGTTTACGGACAAAGATTGGCAGCAGTAGGTTCACTTTCCTTGGTTGTACTTGCTATTTTTATTGACGGGCATCTTACCGGAGCCGATATTCTTAAAAGTTTACTGATTTTCGCTTCAGGCTGCATTTGGTTTTTATTAATATTCTTAATTGTAACAACTATTCAGCCTTACAAACTGGCAAGTCAGATGATTGGAGAAAACTATCTTCAGCTTGCCGAGTTCTTAAAAATAAAAGCCAATTACTATCAAAAAAATCCGGATTTTGATAAGCTTTCTATACAGGTTATTGCCAAACAGATTGAAATCAAAAACCTGCAGGAAGATACCCGCGAAACCGTTTTCAAGACAAGAACGATTGTCAACGAATCTACCACAACCAGCCGTTTGCTGATGCTGATGTTCCTGAACTCTATGGATCTTCACGAAAAGCTTATGACTTCTGAAAGTGACTATCAAAAGCTTCAGCAAAGTTTTGATGACAGTATGATCCTGGTAAACATTCATGACTATCTTAATCTTCTTGCTGAAGAGATCACCAATATCGGAATTGCACTTCAGATCGGCACCAGAGCGAAACCTCTGTTTGATCTAGAACTTGAATTAAAGAATTTAAATCATGTTTATTTCGACCTGAGAAACGAGCGAATTTCACCTGATAACTTTGAGAATTTCATGATTCTACGTCAGATACTAATGCGTATCGATGAGATTACTAAAGAAATCAATGAAATCTATAAGGTATTTTCCCAAAATGTAAAACTGGCAAAAAGTCTTTCTACAGGGTTAGATCTTAGAAAATTCATGCCTAATGAAGAGAAACTTAATTTTAAAGTTTTAAGAAATAATATATCATTCTCTTCCTTACATTTCCGCCATGCCCTAAGAATTACCATTGCCTTATTGCTGGGCTATTCTTTTTCTCTGTTTCAGCTTTTAGGAATTGGTCATACGTACTGGATTTTAATTACCATCACGGCTATTTTGAAACCCGCCTACTCCATTACCAAGAAAAGAAATCTTCTCCGGTTGTACGGAACGATTGCGGGGGCTATCATTGCTTATGGAATCCTGCATTATATACATATTAATGAAGTTTTGTTTACGATACTTCTTATAAGCATGGTGATGTGTTTCAGCTTTTTAAAAGGGAGATATTTTTGGGCTGTTTTGTTTATGACGATCTATGTTTTCCTGAGCTTTAATTTTTTAAGTCCCGGAAAAGTAAATATTATTTTCAAAGACAGAATTCTGGATACCATGATTGCAGGAATCATTGCCTCGTTGGTGTCATATGTTGTGCTTCCTGTTTGGGAGCATACACAGAATCTAGAACTGATGAAAAAATCTGCAGAGTCCAATTTTCTTTATTTTCAAAGTGTGATTTCTAAATTTTTAGATGAAGATTTTGATATTGAGGATTATAAAATGAAACGTAAAAACGCAATCATTTCATTAGCCAATCTTTCCGACAGTTTCCAAAGAATGATCTCGGAACCAAAAAATCAGCAGAAAAAACTTGAAGTGGTTCATCAGTTTGTAGCCACATCACATTTGATTACCGCTTATACCGCTTCCCTTTCTCAATACGTAAAAAATGATGAAAAATACCCTGAAATAGATTCGGAAGGATGGGGAAAAAAAATAGAAGCAGAACTTCAGCAGGTTTCCAAACTTCTGAATGGAGATAAAATCAGCGAATCTTTAAAAATGAGAAGCCGTATCGAGCCTGAAGATTCATCTTTTGACGATTTAATCTTAAAAAGAAAAACCGAGCTTGCCGAACATGAAGCCAGAAATTACAGAGATCCCAGCAAAATTTCGCATTTAACTGAGTTAAAAAATGTTCATGATATTCTGGAGCTTATTTATGATGTGGCGAAAGAACAACGAAAAGTGATTGAAAAGTACAGAAATGAATCGGAAAGCGCAGCAGCTTCTGAACCTATTCCTCAACAATCGTAA
- a CDS encoding 4'-phosphopantetheinyl transferase superfamily protein encodes MPLYRDFSDDTATILVWKYDENEELNPDKLLEPENAEKVKDYHPKKLLEVLMVRKLLKGLKPHSKILYKDREPFLSPKDAEISITHSFPFAAIAISKNKIGIDLEKFNPKILRVIDKFTFENERGFIPFDNEVTFYTIIWSVKESMYKIHHSKHWSLKKHYEVRPFELKHLHHIKCRVHDDHISDELKARVEFFDDYCFTIVEE; translated from the coding sequence ATGCCTCTCTATCGTGATTTTTCTGATGACACCGCCACAATTCTAGTTTGGAAATATGATGAAAACGAAGAATTGAATCCGGATAAACTTTTAGAGCCTGAAAATGCTGAAAAAGTAAAGGATTATCATCCGAAAAAACTATTGGAAGTATTAATGGTAAGAAAACTGTTGAAAGGTCTGAAACCGCATTCTAAAATTTTATATAAAGACAGGGAGCCTTTTCTTTCGCCTAAAGATGCTGAAATTTCCATTACCCATTCTTTTCCCTTTGCTGCTATTGCTATTTCAAAAAATAAAATCGGGATTGATCTTGAAAAATTTAATCCTAAGATTTTAAGGGTTATCGACAAATTTACTTTTGAAAACGAACGTGGCTTTATTCCTTTCGATAATGAAGTTACTTTTTATACCATTATCTGGAGTGTGAAGGAAAGTATGTATAAAATTCACCATTCCAAACACTGGTCTTTGAAAAAACATTATGAAGTAAGACCCTTCGAATTAAAGCATCTTCATCACATCAAATGCAGAGTACATGATGATCATATTTCTGATGAACTAAAAGCCAGGGTAGAGTTTTTTGATGATTATTGCTTTACGATTGTTGAGGAATAG
- the ahcY gene encoding adenosylhomocysteinase: protein MSTTTQYIPYKVKDISLAEWGRKEITLAEAEMPGLMAIREEYGPSQPLKGARIAGCLHMTIQTAVLIETLVALGAEVTWSSCNIFSTQDHAAAAIAAAGIPVYAWKGLNEEEFDWCIEQTLFFGEDRKPLNMILDDGGDLTNMVFDKYPEFTKDIKGLSEETTTGVHRLYERMKNGTLVMPAINVNDSVTKSKFDNKYGCKESAVDAVRRATDVMLAGKRVVVCGYGDVGKGTAASFRGAGSIVTVTEIDPICALQAAMDGYEVKKLDTVVDNADIVITTTGNFNIVRKEHFLKLKDKAIVCNIGHFDNEIDMAWLNKNYGHTKSEVKPQVDLYTIEGKEVIILAEGRLVNLGCATGHPSFVMSNSFSNQTLAQIELWNNSAAYKNEVYMLPKHLDEKVAALHLKKLSVELETLSPEQADYIGVDVKGPFKPEYYRY from the coding sequence ATGAGTACTACAACACAATACATTCCTTACAAAGTAAAGGATATTTCCCTAGCGGAGTGGGGAAGAAAAGAAATTACCCTTGCAGAAGCTGAAATGCCTGGTTTGATGGCAATCCGTGAAGAATACGGACCATCTCAGCCATTAAAAGGTGCTAGAATTGCAGGATGTCTTCACATGACTATTCAGACTGCAGTTTTGATCGAAACTTTGGTTGCTCTTGGAGCAGAAGTTACTTGGTCTTCTTGTAATATATTCTCTACTCAGGATCACGCTGCTGCTGCTATTGCTGCTGCAGGAATCCCGGTTTATGCTTGGAAGGGTCTTAATGAAGAAGAATTCGACTGGTGTATTGAGCAAACTTTATTCTTTGGTGAAGACAGAAAGCCATTGAATATGATTTTGGATGATGGTGGAGATTTAACCAATATGGTTTTTGATAAATATCCTGAATTCACAAAAGACATCAAAGGTCTTTCTGAAGAAACAACAACCGGAGTTCACAGATTGTATGAGAGAATGAAGAACGGAACTTTGGTAATGCCTGCAATCAACGTAAATGATTCTGTAACTAAATCTAAATTCGACAACAAATACGGATGTAAAGAATCAGCAGTAGATGCTGTAAGAAGAGCTACGGATGTAATGTTGGCTGGAAAAAGAGTGGTAGTTTGCGGATACGGAGACGTAGGTAAAGGTACTGCTGCTTCTTTCAGAGGAGCCGGTTCTATCGTTACGGTAACTGAAATCGATCCAATCTGTGCGCTTCAAGCTGCAATGGACGGTTATGAAGTAAAAAAATTAGATACTGTTGTTGATAACGCAGATATCGTAATCACCACTACAGGTAACTTTAACATCGTAAGAAAAGAACATTTCTTAAAATTAAAAGATAAAGCAATCGTTTGTAACATCGGTCACTTCGATAACGAAATCGATATGGCTTGGTTAAACAAAAACTATGGTCACACAAAATCTGAAGTTAAGCCACAGGTTGATCTTTATACCATTGAAGGTAAAGAAGTAATTATTCTTGCTGAAGGTAGATTGGTAAACTTAGGTTGTGCTACAGGTCACCCATCTTTCGTAATGTCAAACTCTTTCTCAAACCAGACTTTGGCTCAGATCGAACTTTGGAACAATTCTGCAGCTTACAAAAATGAAGTATATATGCTACCAAAACATTTAGATGAAAAAGTAGCTGCTCTTCACCTTAAAAAATTAAGCGTTGAGCTGGAAACCCTTTCTCCTGAGCAAGCTGATTATATCGGTGTAGATGTGAAAGGTCCATTCAAACCTGAATATTACAGATACTAA